In a genomic window of Curtobacterium flaccumfaciens pv. betae:
- a CDS encoding Gfo/Idh/MocA family protein: MTVRWGVIGTGGIARSFVGDCTAAGIVFTAVGSRTREHAEAFAAELGIERSHGSYEDLVADERIDAVYVATPHVRHAEDALLAIRAGKHVLVEKAFTMTAEEARTVVDAARHAGVAVMEAMWTRFLPQMAMIREIVAEGRIGRPMVVEATHHQALPTDPGHRLRDPALGGGAMLDLGIYPVSFAVDVLGVPTALVAAGTLSEQGVDEQMGLVMTHPGGAQSMIHFGMDLRSPNTASIIGETGRIDLDSTWYTPTTWRIRDRDGAVVEEFDGREELAGYEHEARAFETMITSGRHDGGPMDPDETVAIMAVLDEARRLVGVRYPADGPGTAP; the protein is encoded by the coding sequence ATGACGGTTCGCTGGGGAGTCATCGGCACAGGCGGCATCGCACGGTCCTTCGTGGGTGACTGCACCGCGGCCGGCATCGTGTTCACCGCCGTGGGCAGCCGCACCCGCGAACACGCCGAGGCCTTCGCCGCGGAGCTCGGCATCGAGCGGTCCCACGGTTCCTACGAGGACCTGGTGGCGGACGAGCGCATCGACGCGGTCTACGTCGCCACCCCGCACGTCCGGCACGCCGAGGACGCCCTGCTCGCGATCCGGGCGGGCAAGCACGTCCTGGTCGAGAAGGCCTTCACGATGACCGCGGAGGAGGCCCGTACGGTCGTCGACGCAGCTCGGCACGCGGGCGTCGCGGTGATGGAGGCGATGTGGACCCGCTTCCTGCCGCAGATGGCGATGATCCGCGAGATCGTCGCCGAGGGTCGGATCGGTCGCCCGATGGTGGTCGAGGCGACCCACCACCAGGCCCTCCCGACGGACCCGGGTCACCGGCTGCGCGACCCGGCACTCGGTGGGGGAGCGATGCTCGACCTCGGGATCTACCCGGTCTCCTTCGCGGTGGACGTGCTCGGCGTGCCGACCGCACTCGTCGCAGCGGGCACGCTGAGCGAGCAGGGCGTCGACGAGCAGATGGGCCTGGTGATGACGCACCCGGGCGGCGCGCAGTCGATGATCCACTTCGGGATGGACCTGCGGAGCCCGAACACGGCGTCGATCATCGGCGAGACCGGCCGCATCGACCTCGACTCCACCTGGTACACGCCGACCACCTGGCGGATCCGCGACCGCGACGGCGCCGTGGTCGAGGAGTTCGACGGTCGCGAGGAGCTCGCCGGCTACGAGCACGAGGCACGCGCCTTCGAGACGATGATCACGTCGGGCCGCCACGACGGCGGCCCGATGGACCCGGACGAGACCGTCGCGATCATGGCGGTGCTGGACGAGGCACGTCGCCTGGTCGGGGTCCGGTACCCCGCCGACGGTCCCGGCACGGCTCCCTGA
- a CDS encoding BLUF domain-containing protein, protein MLLSLVYMSAANEVFDQERLDALLEHARVRNTASGLSGLLVYKDGRFMQLLEGPEAAVLETYQRIIDDPRHTDVGLLVEERIHTRRFGEWKMAFHREPDADLPDGFDSFLAEGDASADTSRARELLRWFRNHPMAAPDAALGKHRR, encoded by the coding sequence ATGCTGCTGTCCCTGGTCTACATGAGCGCGGCGAACGAGGTGTTCGACCAGGAGCGGCTCGACGCACTGCTCGAGCACGCACGGGTCCGCAACACCGCGTCCGGCCTGTCCGGTCTGCTCGTCTACAAGGACGGCCGGTTCATGCAGTTGCTCGAGGGCCCCGAGGCGGCCGTGCTCGAGACGTACCAGCGCATCATCGACGACCCGCGGCACACCGATGTCGGTCTGCTGGTCGAGGAGCGCATCCACACCCGGCGCTTCGGCGAGTGGAAGATGGCGTTCCACCGCGAACCGGACGCCGACCTGCCCGACGGCTTCGACTCGTTCCTCGCCGAGGGCGACGCGAGCGCCGACACGAGCCGTGCCCGTGAGCTCCTGCGCTGGTTCCGCAACCATCCGATGGCCGCCCCGGACGCGGCGCTCGGCAAACACCGCCGCTGA
- a CDS encoding glycoside hydrolase family 16 protein, whose protein sequence is MLKRVLVIVVVAATAGALAVTAAAVPESVATSASTSSPSTGSSATPTASATGPAYLADREPTFSEDFDTPAAAGGPFAETYRNSWQPYPDGTGGKYYSNEVVSAHDGYLDVAMDGEHGAAGTFGTPTGAWSHVGGTFSIRARATGGDGNGIAVMLWPTSNAWADGELSYPEGQFDGSPRVFHHSMLPGLERRFEHYNTRVSWNEWHTYTTEWVPGKSVSYYLDGKLVFTVPRNVPTTPHRYMFQTGNWGDPGHVQIDWVRTYDR, encoded by the coding sequence GTGCTGAAGCGTGTCCTGGTCATCGTCGTGGTCGCCGCCACCGCCGGAGCCCTCGCGGTGACCGCGGCAGCCGTGCCCGAGTCCGTCGCGACGTCCGCGTCGACCTCGTCGCCGAGCACCGGTTCGTCCGCGACCCCGACGGCGTCCGCGACCGGCCCCGCGTACCTGGCGGACCGCGAGCCGACCTTCTCCGAGGACTTCGACACCCCCGCCGCAGCCGGCGGCCCCTTCGCCGAGACGTACCGGAACTCGTGGCAGCCGTACCCCGACGGCACCGGCGGCAAGTACTACTCGAACGAGGTCGTCAGCGCCCACGACGGCTACCTGGACGTCGCGATGGACGGTGAGCACGGTGCTGCCGGAACGTTCGGCACACCCACCGGCGCGTGGTCACACGTCGGCGGCACCTTCAGCATCCGAGCGCGGGCGACCGGCGGAGACGGCAACGGGATCGCGGTCATGCTGTGGCCGACGTCGAACGCCTGGGCCGACGGCGAGTTGAGCTACCCGGAGGGACAGTTCGACGGGTCGCCCCGTGTCTTCCACCACTCGATGCTGCCCGGGCTGGAGCGCCGCTTCGAGCACTACAACACCCGGGTGTCCTGGAACGAGTGGCACACCTACACGACCGAGTGGGTGCCGGGCAAGAGCGTCAGCTACTACCTCGACGGCAAGCTCGTGTTCACGGTGCCGCGCAACGTCCCCACCACTCCGCACCGTTACATGTTCCAGACCGGCAACTGGGGCGACCCGGGGCACGTCCAGATCGACTGGGTCCGCACCTACGACAGGTGA
- a CDS encoding TetR/AcrR family transcriptional regulator — protein sequence MPDAEPGLRERKRRATRRAIQQAALRIALEDGLGAVTVDEISRRADVSPRTFFNYFPSKEQAILGDDPQLPDDAALRAFVDGGPSGDLLADIGTLLVHSTRELIEERGLIEERQQVLRANPELFSRRMASMKEFQAELQAAVARRLEDADPELAADPEALRRRAGLAAIVALAALRHAWWEWSGSEAGTHLVDELERSFAELGVLVSRSLV from the coding sequence CCCGGCCTGCGCGAACGGAAGCGCCGCGCCACCCGGCGCGCCATCCAGCAGGCTGCGCTCCGGATCGCCCTCGAGGACGGCCTCGGCGCGGTCACGGTGGACGAGATCTCCCGGAGAGCCGACGTCTCGCCGCGGACGTTCTTCAACTACTTCCCGAGCAAGGAGCAGGCGATCCTCGGGGACGACCCGCAGCTGCCCGACGACGCGGCGTTGCGGGCGTTCGTCGACGGTGGTCCGAGCGGTGACCTGCTCGCGGACATCGGCACGCTGCTCGTGCACTCCACGCGCGAACTGATCGAGGAGCGCGGGCTCATCGAGGAGCGTCAGCAGGTCCTCCGCGCGAACCCGGAGCTGTTCAGCCGTCGGATGGCGTCCATGAAGGAGTTCCAGGCGGAGCTGCAGGCGGCCGTCGCACGGCGGCTCGAAGACGCCGACCCGGAGCTCGCCGCGGACCCTGAGGCGCTTCGTCGCCGCGCCGGTCTCGCGGCCATCGTCGCCCTCGCCGCCCTGCGCCACGCATGGTGGGAGTGGTCGGGTTCCGAAGCCGGGACACACCTGGTCGACGAGCTCGAACGGTCCTTCGCCGAGCTCGGCGTGCTGGTTTCGCGTTCACTCGTCTGA